From a region of the Macrobrachium nipponense isolate FS-2020 chromosome 3, ASM1510439v2, whole genome shotgun sequence genome:
- the LOC135222354 gene encoding transcriptional regulator ATRX homolog, which translates to MNAVLEMMKEFVGEGAVGGRPTESCDGPVAIRKVKEQVDESMSDKGDLSLISKGKKGKTQDKDKPEDEDKKGPEEKKKTKEKKASKDDGQDETKTEYVGERAESDLDSGEWKQVGRKKKGKKSVIKIMDVSMEVDSLYSEEVKRDQNGSSESESEREQEVRKSGQEIWVAF; encoded by the coding sequence atgaatgcagtgctggagatgatgaaggaattcgtgggagagggagcagtaggaggtaggcctactgagTCTTGTGACGGACCGGTAGCAATTaggaaagtgaaagaacaagtggatgagagtatgagtgaTAAAGGTGATTTGAGTttgataagtaagggaaagaaggggaagacacaggataaggataaacctgaggatgAGGATAAGAAGGGgcctgaggaaaagaagaagactaaagaaaagaaggctagtaaggatgacggacaggatgagactaagACTGAATacgttggggaaagggctgagagtgatttagatagtggtgagtggaaacaggtaggtagaaagaagaagggtaagaagagtgtaATCAAGatcatggatgttagtatggaagttgattcattgtattcagaagaggttaagagggatcagaatggaagtagcgaaagtgagagcgagagagagcaagAAGTACGAAAGTCTGGGCAAGAGatttgggtagctttttga